One window of Mixophyes fleayi isolate aMixFle1 chromosome 3, aMixFle1.hap1, whole genome shotgun sequence genomic DNA carries:
- the LOC142143503 gene encoding rho-related GTP-binding protein RhoB-like — MSAIRKKLVVVGDGACGKTCLLFVFRVNVFPEVYMPIVFDRYLEDIEVDGKQVELDLWDTMGQEDYDRLRPLSYPDTDVILMCFSVDSPDSLENIPEKWEPEVKRFCPNVPIILVANKKDLRNDEHIREELAHMKQEPVRTEDGRAMAVRISAYEYLECSAKTNDCVREVFETATRAALQKRHEPNGECMSCCNLL; from the coding sequence ATGTCTGCGATCCGCAAGAAGTTGGTGGTGGTCGGGGACGGGGCGTGCGGCAAGACCTGTCTGCTCTTCGTCTTCAGAGTGAACGTGTTCCCCGAGGTCTACATGCCCATCGTCTTCGATAGGTACTTGGAGGACATCGAGGTGGACGGCAAGCAGGTGGAGCTGGACCTGTGGGACACGATGGGTCAGGAGGACTATGACCGGCTGCGGCCCCTCTCCTACCCGGACACGGACGTCATCCTCATGTGCTTCTCGGTGGACAGCCCGGACTCGCTGGAGAACATCCCCGAGAAGTGGGAGCCCGAGGTCAAGCGCTTCTGCCCCAACGTGCCCATCATCCTGGTGGCCAACAAGAAGGATCTGCGGAACGACGAGCACATCCGCGAAGAGCTGGCCCACATGAAGCAGGAGCCGGTGCGCACCGAGGACGGCCGGGCCATGGCTGTGCGCATCTCCGCCTATGAGTACTTGGAGTGCTCGGCTAAAACCAATGACTGTGTGCGGGAGGTGTTTGAAACGGCCACTAGGGCGGCGCTGCAGAAGAGGCATGAGCCCAACGGGGAGTGTATGAGCTGCTGCAATCTGCTCTGA